GTAAGTAGTTATGTTCTAGAGAATTAAGTCTGTATGGAAATGTATGTTATCAGATAAAAACATTTATTGCAGTAAAAAATAATCTTGTCTTTTTTTCCCCCAAGGTGATATTTGGCCTTGCTTTGCTCAATTCGTGCAACGCAGACCTTCGTGGTTTTGGTAAATTTTTATATTTAATCTTTTGACTATACCAGCTGACTTGAAGACGTGCAATGTTTtatgtgtgttggggggggggctcaAATTATTCTGTAATTATGGTATCTAAGCAAGTATTTCTTTTAAATATTTTCCCACCTGTTTTTAGCCGCGCAGTTCGTCAAACAAAAGCTCCCTGATCTCCTCCGCTCGTACGTGGACGCTGACCTTGGCATTAACCAGGAAGGTGGCTTCCAAGATATTGCCATAGAGGTCCTGCACCTGCTCCTCTCCCATCTTTTGTTTGGCCAGAAGGGAGCCAGTGGCGTCGGACAAGAGCAGATTGACGCTTTCCTCAAGACACTGTGCAGAGGTGAGGGGCGTGCTACTTGACAGAAAATTTAAATTATTTCCAGAGGTAATATACTCTTCCTTCATTCACAACATTGTTGCCCTATCAGATAAACGCTGTCTGTGTATGTTTCAGATTTCCCGCAGGCGCGCTGCCCTGTGGTGCTTGCACCGCTGCTGTACCCTGAAAAACGGGACATTCTGATGGACAGGATTCTGCCAGACTCGGGAGAGTTAGCCAAGACCATGATGGAGAGTTCTCTTGCAGAGTTCATGCAGGAAGTTGGCTATGGCTTTTGTGCAAGGTGATTATTTAGTAACTGAAATGCCCATTACAAATTCAATTTATTGAGTCCTTTTTGGTGTCATACATGACCACCACAACAGAATGAATTGAATGACCGTTACCCCTGTTAATGAACCGTTTTGCTCTTTCTCAGCCTTGATGAATGCCGCAACATAATTCTGCAGTATGGGGTGCGAGAGGTTACTGCCAGCCAGGTGGCCAGGGTCCTGGGGATGATGGCTCGTACCCACTCTGGCTTGTCTGATGGAATCCCCCTACAGGTAAGGGTTGACCTGATAGTAACTTAATAAACCTTCTCAAAGCTCTGTAAAAAGAATACTGTAACTGCTTTCTTTATATACTAATGCATTCTTTACATCTTCCTCAGTCCATCTCTGCTCCCGGCAGTGGCATTTGGAGTGATGGAAAGGACAAGAGTGATGGTTCTCAGGCCCACACTTGGAATGTAGAAGTTCTGATTGACGTGGTCAAAGAAGTTGTAAGTTATAGTGGAATTACTTGATATTCCCCTTCAGTTGGCCATTCTCGTCTTATACTTTGTTCATAACATTTCCTTTTTATATTTAAGAACCCCAATCTGAACTTCAAAGAGGTGACCTACGAGCTTGATCACCCTGGCTTTATGATCCGGGACAGTAAGGGACTTCAGATGGTGGTGTATGGGATCCAGAGGGGCCTGGGTATGGAGGTGTTCCCTGTCGACCTCATCTACCGGCCCTGGAAGCATGCTGAGGGACAGGTAAGGAAGAAGGGATCATTGTTGTGTAAAAATGACCACACACTTAACGCTTTGGGCTCTTGTCCTACCACTGGACTTCCTCCTCAGCCCTCCTGACCTTTCTCACTCCCCTCCTTTCCAGCTGTCATTCATTCAGCACTCCCTCATGAGCCCAGATGTGTTCTGCTTCGCTGACTACCCCTGCCACACCGTAGCCATCGACATACTGAAGGCGCCACCCGAGGACGATAACAGGGAGATAGCCACCTGGTGCGTGAAACATAGCCCTCCTGACCACCACAGTTCCAGATACTCCTTTACATGAATTATTAGTCAAATGTCATGCCATTTCTGATGGtctttgtttgtgtttttttgcCGCACAGGAAGAGCCTGGACCTGGTGGAGAGCCTCCTGCGCCTCTCTGAGGTGGGCCAGTACGAGCAGGTGAAGCAGCTCTTCAGTTTCCCCATCAAACACTGTCCTGACATGCTGGTGCTGGCGCTGCTGCAGATCAGCACCTCTTGGCACACCCTGCGCCACGAGCTAATCTCCACCCTCATGCCCATCTTCCTGGGCAACCACCCCAACTCCGCCATCATCTTGCACTACGCATGGCATGGACAGGGCCAGTCCCCCTCTATCCGCCAGCTGATCATGCACTCGATGGCAGAGTGGTACATGAGAGGAGAGCAGTACGACCAGGCCAAGCTGTCCCGCATCCTGGATGTGGCCCAGGACTTGAAGGTAGAGATCAGGGATGCTCTTAAGGAAATATAATGACAACTTTATAATTTTGTACAAGGCCACATTGCAAACTTTTTATGTTGCAAAATCCAAACTGTTCCtcttgtttttcagtctctttcaATGCTGCTAAATGGTACTCCATTTGCCTTTGTTATTGACCTTGCTGCACTTGCATCTCGCCGTGAATACCTCAAACTTGACAAATGGCTGACTGACAAAATCCGAGAGCACGGGGTGGGTGGCGTGAGTTGAGCCTTTAATTTACAACAATTATACATGCACATTGCTACAAAAGTTACTTGGATATAGTGTATGACAGTTATTTACCTGTTTGCCATTCTAGGAGCCCTTCATCCAGGCATGTGTAACGTTCCTGAAGAGGCGCTGTCCCTCTATTATGGGTGGTCTGGCCCCAGAGAAGGACCAGCCCAAAAGCGCCCAGCTCCCCCCGGAAACGATGGCTACCATGCTGGGCTGTCTGCAGTCCTGTGCCGGGTGAGTTTTCCGTGTTTCCATCAGAGGTTGAATCATTAGACCTATGATCACATTTGTGACCGGTATGCTCCCTTTCATTACTTCAATCATATTAAATGGTTGTGCCAAAAGGTCTAGGTTCCATAATACAACATGAACTTGAAATTAATTATCTTTCTAAATATGAAACAAGGTCATATAGTTAAATAATTGATGTATTTTTCAGGAGTGTGTCTCAAGAGCTCTCTGAGACTATCTTGACCATGGTTGCCAACTGTAGCAACGTCATGAACAAAGCCCGCCAGCCACCACCGGGGGTCATGCCAAAGGGACGTGCTCCCAGCACCAGTAGCCTAGACGCCATTTCCCCTGTGCAGGTATCGGTGTCTCCTCTCCAGGTGAAGGGCATTGCATCTATGTTCTCTAACACTGTTATTGGGTGATGTGTATCGGCTAGAAACATTGTACTTTCATCATCCCCTGAATTTACATTTGTTCCATTCTGTGTTCTAGATGGATCCCCTGACAGCCATGGGTTCGCTGAACCTGAGCAGCTCTGCCACCTCTCACACACAGAGCATGCAGGGCTTCCCTACCCCGCTGGGCTCTGCCTTCAGCAACCCCCAGTCCCCAGCTAAGGCCTTCCCTCCACTgtccaaccccaaccccagcacACCGTTTGGGGGGATTGGAAGCCTCTCTTCACAGCTAGGTAACACAGGTATGAGTAGAGAAACTGCCATAGAGATAATTTCATAGTGTTTTGATTACAATATAATGGAGGACTAAACTTGTGTGTTTTTCTTTTGTCTAGGTCCGCTGGGATCAGGcattggttctggtcttggaatgCCAGCGGTGAGCAGCGATCCGTTTGGGACGAGGAAGATGAGCACACCGGGCCTGAATCCGACCACCTTTCAGCAGAGTAAGATGAAGGCCTgtaagtggtggtggtgtgactgAGTGTGCTAGGCGCCTCAACTGTATTTCCTCCCAAAACGTTCTCTTAAATCTCCTAATGGGCTCTTGAAGTAATGTGGTTTTACTGGAGTCAATTACAAATGCTTTAACATTTCTCATCTAAAACCATTGAGTACAATCTGGGAAGAAAAACAGTGTCTTTCACACATTGAATCAGAGGAAATACAGGTCAGTCTTCCATTAAACACAAATTGGCAAATTCCTATGCTCCTAATTGACAGGATTTGGATTTTTGGTACAATCCTTgtacatgtttttttgtgtggtgTTTATTGGTTTGATAGTGAAAAACGTCCTAAGCTTGTTTTTAATTACCTGGCAAATGTTTTATTTGCTGCAATTGAAACTACTATTGAAATAGTTCCAAAGGGTTTTCTATGGCAGTGTTTGATTTAGTCTGACCTTTTTCCCAGCTGACTTATCTCAGGTGTGGCCCGAGGCTAACCAGCACTTTAGTAAGGAGATTGACGATGAGGCTAACAGTTACTTCCAGCGCATCTACAACCACCCTCCGCACCCCACCATGTCTGTGGATGAGGTGAGTCCCTGAGTAAAATAGTCTGCAGTTGTTTCAGGCACTGACCCAGTGATCGTGTTTATCCTCAAGCTGATAGCTGTTTAAGCCATGGTGCCCCTCTCTTTGCAGGTGCTGGAGATGTTGCAGAGGTTCAAGGACTCCACCATCAAGCGAGAGCGGGAGGTCTTTAACTGTATGCTGAGGAACTTGTTTGAGGAGTACCGCTTCTTCCCCCAGTACCCCGACAAGGAGCTGCACATCACCGCCTGCCTGTTCGGGGGGATCATTGAGAAGGGTCTTGTCACCTACATGGCCCTTGGACTGGCCCTCAGATATGTCCTTGAAGCCTTAAGGAAGCCATTTGGATCCAAAATGTATTACTTTGGAATCGCTGCTCTAGATAGATTCAAAAATAGGTATGGACTTGCTGttgctatagaatgttgtgtaTGTATGATTCAAATGATCTGTGATCTGCTGTAGGGGTAAtttgatctctccctctctaggctGAAGGACTATCCCCAATATTGTCAGCACTTGGCCTCGATCGGCCACTTTCTGCAATTCCCCCTTCATTTGCAAGAGGTAATTGGATTTCCTGTGTATTTGTGAGACAATTTGTCATTCATCTGTACAAGTACcttgtcttttatactgatctCCGCACCACCGTAGCCAGAGGTGCGGATCCTACTTCACGATAAATAAGTCTCTCGCTCTGGCACTTTCGAATATCCTGTGCGTGCAGTATATCGAGTATGGCCAACAGTCACGGGATCCTCCAGTGAAGATGCAAGGATCCATCACCACCCCTGGAAGCCTGGCGTTGGCTCAAGCTCAGGCCCAGTCTCAGCCTCCCAAAGCCCCCCAGCCTGGACAGCCCAGCACCCTGGTCACCACAGCTACCGCCACCACCACTGTCGCCAAAACCACTACCATCACCCGACCTACCCCTGGCAGCTTCAAGAAGGATGTGCCGGTGAGTACCTGAGACAattgtactatatatatatatatatatatatatatatatatatatgcctatGCTTTTAGCTGGCCATGTGAAATGACGCCGGCGACCTAGTGCTTCAGTGTTTGTTTACTGCGTTGCTATAGTTTCATTGTCAATGGCAACACTAAACAGTTCCGTGAGGAGGGTTCCCTAATTTGTACAACGATATGCTGCTCATTTTTGTGTGCACGCAAGCGTGCACAGAAGGGGAGAAAGCCAGGAAATAACACATTTTTTCAAGCAAATGGGGCAGGTCTAAGAGAATGAGAATTTGTTTCTAATGCGGTCATTGAAGAAATAATTAATATAGTGCATCCTTGCcaaacaatcacagtaagtaATAATTTTATGGGAATTTGAGGTAGTGTAAAATTATGATTTCTAAAGTGGAGGGTTAGTAGATTGTGAAACATTTTGTTCTGAGTGTATATTCTAATCTATTAATTTCAGCCTTCCATCAACACCACAAACATTGACACTCTGCTAGTAGCAACAGACCAAACTGAGAGGATTGTGGAACCCCCAGAGAATGTTCAAGAGAAAATTGCTTTCATCTTCAATAACCTGTCACAATCCAACATGACACAGAAGGTGGGTCGTAGAGATACATTTTTGTTTGCATACTGTATATTTCTACTGTGTATTAAACATCTTGGTTTTGgttaatttaaatacatttctGTAATTTTACAAATGCTTGTCTTTTCATCCAACTCCCAAGGTCGAGGAGTTAAAGGAAACTGTGAAAGAGGAGTTTATGCCCTGGGTTTCCCAGTATCTGGTCATGAAGAGGGTCAGCATCGAGCCCAACTTCCACAGCCTATATTCCAACTTTCTAGACACCCTGAAGAACCCTGAGTTTGTCAAAATGGTCCTGAATGAAACTTACAGAAACATCAAGGTGTGTGATTATTCACTTAAACAACATTTTATTGAAAATGTGTAAACTCATATCACGTTTAAGAGAGCTACTTTAACACTAgccttttctctctccatgtgtcAGGTTCTCCTTACCTCTGATAAGGCAGCTGCAAACTTCTCTGATCGATCCCTACTGAAGAATTTGGGCCACTGGCTTGGCATGATCACTCTGGCTAAAAACAAGCCCATCCTGTACACGGTGAGTACATTTCCTCACTTTTAAATGTTGGCCTGTATAGAACTTTCCATTTGTTTTCCTCCCAACAAATAACCCAACGCTTGTAACTGTGCCCCTAGATGGTATTTTGTTTATCCTGCCTTTTTTGTGAAACTTTTTTTAGGATTTGGAGGTGAAATCCCTCTTGTTGGAAGCCTATGTCAAGGGGCAGCAGGAGCTACTCTATGTGGTCCCGTTTGTGGCCAAAGTCCTGGAATCCAGTTTGCGTAGCGTGGTAAGACCACATCTCACAAGCATTTTCAAATGTATCAATAGGTATCTGAATTCACATTTTAATTTCTAGGGAACAACTTTAGCAATGTTATCAAAGTGATAATGACAGTGAGCTTAGGCCCAACCCAGACAAAGCCAGCCCCGGCAGGCAGGACCTACAGGAATAGACAGCCAATCCAACAGACAATATGGTTGGGTCTGGAGTTGAACTAGGTACTAGTTTTTCCTGGTCATGTCCCATGGTCAAGAGAAACTATGGGCCCTAAGACTGACTCAGTCCCATCAGGCAGAGTACCTACCGGAGCTGACAGGGAGCCAGTCCTTCCAGGCAGAATACCTACAGCAGCAGACAGGGAGCCAGCCAGAACTAGATGATGTAGACCATTATAGGCAGTATTATAGCCCATCTCCAGAAGAAGCAAAGAGGCGCAAAGTATGTGTGCTATTTTTGCTCCATAAAAATACTATTTGGTTAAACATTGTTTTGGACCAAATGGCTCTCTGGGTACATTATTTATGAGTTATGTATTTGTACACTTTTTTTCCTCTGTTATGCCTTATTTCATTGTTTTTAAGAGCAGGTTAAATGTTTTCTCAGATCTTCCGACCTCAGAATCCCTGGACCATGGCCATCATGAATGTTCTGGCAGAGTTGCATACGGAACATGATCTAAAGGTCCGGGACCCCTTTCTCTTTCATCCACCAGCATCGACATgtttttaacatgtttttttaaaaacttttcacATACTGATTGTGCCTCTTTCCCCACTACAGCTGAACTTAAAGTTTGAGATTGAGGTGCTGTGTAAGAACTTATCACTGGACATCAACGACCTGAAGCCTGGCACCCTGCTGAAAGACAAAGACAAGTTGAAGAGTCTGGAGGAGCAGCTCTCTGCACCAAAGAAAGAGGCCAAGCCCCCTGAAGAAATGATCCCTATTGTTAGCACAGGTATCCAGCACTTTCAAACTGGGATGCCCCTTGTCGGTGTGTGGATATCTTTCTAT
This window of the Oncorhynchus clarkii lewisi isolate Uvic-CL-2024 chromosome 1, UVic_Ocla_1.0, whole genome shotgun sequence genome carries:
- the LOC139407452 gene encoding CCR4-NOT transcription complex subunit 1 isoform X8, translating into MNLDSLSLALSQISYLVDNLTKKNYRASQQEIQHIVNRHGPEADRHLLRCLFSHVDFSGDGKSSGKDFHQFLIQECVSLISKPNFISTLCYAIDNPLHYQKSLKPSAHLFTQLSKVLKLSKVQEVIFGLALLNSCNADLRGFAAQFVKQKLPDLLRSYVDADLGINQEGGFQDIAIEVLHLLLSHLLFGQKGASGVGQEQIDAFLKTLCRDFPQARCPVVLAPLLYPEKRDILMDRILPDSGELAKTMMESSLAEFMQEVGYGFCASLDECRNIILQYGVREVTASQVARVLGMMARTHSGLSDGIPLQSISAPGSGIWSDGKDKSDGSQAHTWNVEVLIDVVKEVNPNLNFKEVTYELDHPGFMIRDSKGLQMVVYGIQRGLGMEVFPVDLIYRPWKHAEGQLSFIQHSLMSPDVFCFADYPCHTVAIDILKAPPEDDNREIATWKSLDLVESLLRLSEVGQYEQVKQLFSFPIKHCPDMLVLALLQISTSWHTLRHELISTLMPIFLGNHPNSAIILHYAWHGQGQSPSIRQLIMHSMAEWYMRGEQYDQAKLSRILDVAQDLKSLSMLLNGTPFAFVIDLAALASRREYLKLDKWLTDKIREHGEPFIQACVTFLKRRCPSIMGGLAPEKDQPKSAQLPPETMATMLGCLQSCAGSVSQELSETILTMVANCSNVMNKARQPPPGVMPKGRAPSTSSLDAISPVQVSVSPLQMDPLTAMGSLNLSSSATSHTQSMQGFPTPLGSAFSNPQSPAKAFPPLSNPNPSTPFGGIGSLSSQLGNTGPLGSGIGSGLGMPAVSSDPFGTRKMSTPGLNPTTFQQTDLSQVWPEANQHFSKEIDDEANSYFQRIYNHPPHPTMSVDEVLEMLQRFKDSTIKREREVFNCMLRNLFEEYRFFPQYPDKELHITACLFGGIIEKGLVTYMALGLALRYVLEALRKPFGSKMYYFGIAALDRFKNRLKDYPQYCQHLASIGHFLQFPLHLQECVQYIEYGQQSRDPPVKMQGSITTPGSLALAQAQAQSQPPKAPQPGQPSTLVTTATATTTVAKTTTITRPTPGSFKKDVPPSINTTNIDTLLVATDQTERIVEPPENVQEKIAFIFNNLSQSNMTQKVEELKETVKEEFMPWVSQYLVMKRVSIEPNFHSLYSNFLDTLKNPEFVKMVLNETYRNIKVLLTSDKAAANFSDRSLLKNLGHWLGMITLAKNKPILYTDLEVKSLLLEAYVKGQQELLYVVPFVAKVLESSLRSVIFRPQNPWTMAIMNVLAELHTEHDLKLNLKFEIEVLCKNLSLDINDLKPGTLLKDKDKLKSLEEQLSAPKKEAKPPEEMIPIVSTGIQHFQTGMPLVGDFLPFAAAPSTPAPTTTCSATGPPTPQFSYHDINVYALAGLAPHINININIPLLQAHPQLKQCVRQSIERAVQELVHPVVDRSIKIAMTTCEQIVRKDFALDSEESRMRVAAHHMMRNLTAGMAMITCREPLLMSIATNLKNSFAAALRAPTPQQREMMEEAAARVAQDNCELACCFIQKTAVEKAGPEMDKRLATEFELRKHARQEGRRYCDPVVLTYQAERMPEQIRLKVGGVDPKQLAVYEEFARNVPGFLPSNDLSQPTGFLAQPMKQQAWATDDVAQIYDKCMADLEQHLHAIPPALAMNPQTQALRSLLEAVALARNSRDGIAALGLLQKAVEGLLDATSGADADLLLRYRECHLLVLKALQDGRAYGPLWCNKQITRCLIECRDEYKYNVEAVELLIRNHLVNMQQYDLHLAQSMENGLHYMAVAFAMQLVKLLLVDERSVSHITEADLFHTIETLMRTSAHSRANAPEGLPQLMDVVRSNYEAMIDRAHGGPNFMMHSGISQASEYDDPPGLREKAEYLLREWVNLYHSAAAGRDSTKAFSAFVGQMHQQGILKTDDLITRFFRLCTEMCVEISYRAQAEQQHNPAASAAIIRAKCYHNLDAFVRLIALLVKHSGEATNTVTKINLLNKVLGIVVGVLIQDHDVRQTEFQQLPYHRIFIMLLLELNAPEHVLETINFQTLTAFCNTFHILRPTKAPGFVYAWLELISHRIFIARMLAHTPQQKGWPMYAQLLIDLFKYLAPFLRNVELNKPMQILYKGTLRVLLVLLHDFPEFLCDYHYGFCDVIPPNCIQLRNLILSAFPRNMRLPDPFTPNLKVDMLSEINIAPRILTNFTGVMPSQFKKDLDSYLKTRSPVTFLSELRSNLQVGGATLGPWKYLQHNDTSLEQVSNEPGNRYNIQLINALVLYVGTQAIAHIHNKGSTPSMSTITHSAHMDIFQNLAVDLDTEGRYLFLNAIANQLRYPNSHTHYFSCTMLYLFAEANTEAIQEQITRVLLERLIVNRPHPWGLLITFIELIKNPAFKFWSHDFVHCAPEIEKLFQSVAQCCMGQKQAQQVMEGTGAS
- the LOC139407452 gene encoding CCR4-NOT transcription complex subunit 1 isoform X7 → MNLDSLSLALSQISYLVDNLTKKNYRASQQEIQHIVNRHGPEADRHLLRCLFSHVDFSGDGKSSGKDFHQFLIQECVSLISKPNFISTLCYAIDNPLHYQKSLKPSAHLFTQLSKVLKLSKVQEVIFGLALLNSCNADLRGFAAQFVKQKLPDLLRSYVDADLGINQEGGFQDIAIEVLHLLLSHLLFGQKGASGVGQEQIDAFLKTLCRDFPQARCPVVLAPLLYPEKRDILMDRILPDSGELAKTMMESSLAEFMQEVGYGFCASLDECRNIILQYGVREVTASQVARVLGMMARTHSGLSDGIPLQSISAPGSGIWSDGKDKSDGSQAHTWNVEVLIDVVKEVNPNLNFKEVTYELDHPGFMIRDSKGLQMVVYGIQRGLGMEVFPVDLIYRPWKHAEGQLSFIQHSLMSPDVFCFADYPCHTVAIDILKAPPEDDNREIATWKSLDLVESLLRLSEVGQYEQVKQLFSFPIKHCPDMLVLALLQISTSWHTLRHELISTLMPIFLGNHPNSAIILHYAWHGQGQSPSIRQLIMHSMAEWYMRGEQYDQAKLSRILDVAQDLKSLSMLLNGTPFAFVIDLAALASRREYLKLDKWLTDKIREHGVGGEPFIQACVTFLKRRCPSIMGGLAPEKDQPKSAQLPPETMATMLGCLQSCAGSVSQELSETILTMVANCSNVMNKARQPPPGVMPKGRAPSTSSLDAISPVQVSVSPLQMDPLTAMGSLNLSSSATSHTQSMQGFPTPLGSAFSNPQSPAKAFPPLSNPNPSTPFGGIGSLSSQLGNTGPLGSGIGSGLGMPAVSSDPFGTRKMSTPGLNPTTFQQSKMKASDLSQVWPEANQHFSKEIDDEANSYFQRIYNHPPHPTMSVDEVLEMLQRFKDSTIKREREVFNCMLRNLFEEYRFFPQYPDKELHITACLFGGIIEKGLVTYMALGLALRYVLEALRKPFGSKMYYFGIAALDRFKNRLKDYPQYCQHLASIGHFLQFPLHLQECVQYIEYGQQSRDPPVKMQGSITTPGSLALAQAQAQSQPPKAPQPGQPSTLVTTATATTTVAKTTTITRPTPGSFKKDVPPSINTTNIDTLLVATDQTERIVEPPENVQEKIAFIFNNLSQSNMTQKVEELKETVKEEFMPWVSQYLVMKRVSIEPNFHSLYSNFLDTLKNPEFVKMVLNETYRNIKVLLTSDKAAANFSDRSLLKNLGHWLGMITLAKNKPILYTDLEVKSLLLEAYVKGQQELLYVVPFVAKVLESSLRSVIFRPQNPWTMAIMNVLAELHTEHDLKLNLKFEIEVLCKNLSLDINDLKPGTLLKDKDKLKSLEEQLSAPKKEAKPPEEMIPIVSTGIQHFQTGMPLVAAPSTPAPTTTCSATGPPTPQFSYHDINVYALAGLAPHINININIPLLQAHPQLKQCVRQSIERAVQELVHPVVDRSIKIAMTTCEQIVRKDFALDSEESRMRVAAHHMMRNLTAGMAMITCREPLLMSIATNLKNSFAAALRAPTPQQREMMEEAAARVAQDNCELACCFIQKTAVEKAGPEMDKRLATEFELRKHARQEGRRYCDPVVLTYQAERMPEQIRLKVGGVDPKQLAVYEEFARNVPGFLPSNDLSQPTGFLAQPMKQQAWATDDVAQIYDKCMADLEQHLHAIPPALAMNPQTQALRSLLEAVALARNSRDGIAALGLLQKAVEGLLDATSGADADLLLRYRECHLLVLKALQDGRAYGPLWCNKQITRCLIECRDEYKYNVEAVELLIRNHLVNMQQYDLHLAQSMENGLHYMAVAFAMQLVKLLLVDERSVSHITEADLFHTIETLMRTSAHSRANAPEGLPQLMDVVRSNYEAMIDRAHGGPNFMMHSGISQASEYDDPPGLREKAEYLLREWVNLYHSAAAGRDSTKAFSAFVGQMHQQGILKTDDLITRFFRLCTEMCVEISYRAQAEQQHNPAASAAIIRAKCYHNLDAFVRLIALLVKHSGEATNTVTKINLLNKVLGIVVGVLIQDHDVRQTEFQQLPYHRIFIMLLLELNAPEHVLETINFQTLTAFCNTFHILRPTKAPGFVYAWLELISHRIFIARMLAHTPQQKGWPMYAQLLIDLFKYLAPFLRNVELNKPMQILYKGTLRVLLVLLHDFPEFLCDYHYGFCDVIPPNCIQLRNLILSAFPRNMRLPDPFTPNLKVDMLSEINIAPRILTNFTGVMPSQFKKDLDSYLKTRSPVTFLSELRSNLQVGGATLGPWKYLQHNDTSLEQVSNEPGNRYNIQLINALVLYVGTQAIAHIHNKGSTPSMSTITHSAHMDIFQNLAVDLDTEGRYLFLNAIANQLRYPNSHTHYFSCTMLYLFAEANTEAIQEQITRVLLERLIVNRPHPWGLLITFIELIKNPAFKFWSHDFVHCAPEIEKLFQSVAQCCMGQKQAQQVMEGTGAS
- the LOC139407452 gene encoding CCR4-NOT transcription complex subunit 1 isoform X17, whose protein sequence is MNLDSLSLALSQISYLVDNLTKKNYRASQQEIQHIVNRHGPEADRHLLRCLFSHVDFSGDGKSSGKDFHQFLIQECVSLISKPNFISTLCYAIDNPLHYQKSLKPSAHLFTQLSKVLKLSKVQEVIFGLALLNSCNADLRGFAAQFVKQKLPDLLRSYVDADLGINQEGGFQDIAIEVLHLLLSHLLFGQKGASGVGQEQIDAFLKTLCRDFPQARCPVVLAPLLYPEKRDILMDRILPDSGELAKTMMESSLAEFMQEVGYGFCASLDECRNIILQYGVREVTASQVARVLGMMARTHSGLSDGIPLQSISAPGSGIWSDGKDKSDGSQAHTWNVEVLIDVVKEVNPNLNFKEVTYELDHPGFMIRDSKGLQMVVYGIQRGLGMEVFPVDLIYRPWKHAEGQLSFIQHSLMSPDVFCFADYPCHTVAIDILKAPPEDDNREIATWKSLDLVESLLRLSEVGQYEQVKQLFSFPIKHCPDMLVLALLQISTSWHTLRHELISTLMPIFLGNHPNSAIILHYAWHGQGQSPSIRQLIMHSMAEWYMRGEQYDQAKLSRILDVAQDLKSLSMLLNGTPFAFVIDLAALASRREYLKLDKWLTDKIREHGEPFIQACVTFLKRRCPSIMGGLAPEKDQPKSAQLPPETMATMLGCLQSCAGSVSQELSETILTMVANCSNVMNKARQPPPGVMPKGRAPSTSSLDAISPVQVSVSPLQMDPLTAMGSLNLSSSATSHTQSMQGFPTPLGSAFSNPQSPAKAFPPLSNPNPSTPFGGIGSLSSQLGNTGPLGSGIGSGLGMPAVSSDPFGTRKMSTPGLNPTTFQQSKMKASDLSQVWPEANQHFSKEIDDEANSYFQRIYNHPPHPTMSVDEVLEMLQRFKDSTIKREREVFNCMLRNLFEEYRFFPQYPDKELHITACLFGGIIEKGLVTYMALGLALRYVLEALRKPFGSKMYYFGIAALDRFKNRLKDYPQYCQHLASIGHFLQFPLHLQECVQYIEYGQQSRDPPVKMQGSITTPGSLALAQAQAQSQPPKAPQPGQPSTLVTTATATTTVAKTTTITRPTPGSFKKDVPPSINTTNIDTLLVATDQTERIVEPPENVQEKIAFIFNNLSQSNMTQKVEELKETVKEEFMPWVSQYLVMKRVSIEPNFHSLYSNFLDTLKNPEFVKMVLNETYRNIKVLLTSDKAAANFSDRSLLKNLGHWLGMITLAKNKPILYTDLEVKSLLLEAYVKGQQELLYVVPFVAKVLESSLRSVIFRPQNPWTMAIMNVLAELHTEHDLKLNLKFEIEVLCKNLSLDINDLKPGTLLKDKDKLKSLEEQLSAPKKEAKPPEEMIPIVSTGDFLPFAAAPSTPAPTTTCSATGPPTPQFSYHDINVYALAGLAPHINININIPLLQAHPQLKQCVRQSIERAVQELVHPVVDRSIKIAMTTCEQIVRKDFALDSEESRMRVAAHHMMRNLTAGMAMITCREPLLMSIATNLKNSFAAALRAPTPQQREMMEEAAARVAQDNCELACCFIQKTAVEKAGPEMDKRLATEFELRKHARQEGRRYCDPVVLTYQAERMPEQIRLKVGGVDPKQLAVYEEFARNVPGFLPSNDLSQPTGFLAQPMKQQAWATDDVAQIYDKCMADLEQHLHAIPPALAMNPQTQALRSLLEAVALARNSRDGIAALGLLQKAVEGLLDATSGADADLLLRYRECHLLVLKALQDGRAYGPLWCNKQITRCLIECRDEYKYNVEAVELLIRNHLVNMQQYDLHLAQSMENGLHYMAVAFAMQLVKLLLVDERSVSHITEADLFHTIETLMRTSAHSRANAPEGLPQLMDVVRSNYEAMIDRAHGGPNFMMHSGISQASEYDDPPGLREKAEYLLREWVNLYHSAAAGRDSTKAFSAFVGQMHQQGILKTDDLITRFFRLCTEMCVEISYRAQAEQQHNPAASAAIIRAKCYHNLDAFVRLIALLVKHSGEATNTVTKINLLNKVLGIVVGVLIQDHDVRQTEFQQLPYHRIFIMLLLELNAPEHVLETINFQTLTAFCNTFHILRPTKAPGFVYAWLELISHRIFIARMLAHTPQQKGWPMYAQLLIDLFKYLAPFLRNVELNKPMQILYKGTLRVLLVLLHDFPEFLCDYHYGFCDVIPPNCIQLRNLILSAFPRNMRLPDPFTPNLKVDMLSEINIAPRILTNFTGVMPSQFKKDLDSYLKTRSPVTFLSELRSNLQVSNEPGNRYNIQLINALVLYVGTQAIAHIHNKGSTPSMSTITHSAHMDIFQNLAVDLDTEGRYLFLNAIANQLRYPNSHTHYFSCTMLYLFAEANTEAIQEQITRVLLERLIVNRPHPWGLLITFIELIKNPAFKFWSHDFVHCAPEIEKLFQSVAQCCMGQKQAQQVMEGTGAS